In Saccharolobus solfataricus, a genomic segment contains:
- a CDS encoding xanthine dehydrogenase family protein molybdopterin-binding subunit produces the protein MTVYIGSSVKRVEDLRFLTGKGRYIDDIYLPNMQYMAVLRSNYAWAKFKLDPKRAEERGFNVITFEDTKEFSPLPNFFIPDPKRAPKEYILAKEEAKYFGEPIALVLGRDRYEVYDALELVDVDYEPIEPITDPFKAIEPNSLILHKELGSNIVYSDIFEYGEEPKDYHYVEKTFRYNRILPAPLETNGVIADFDKVSGNLTIYANTQVPQVFKTALSIIFNIPRSKVRIIVPDSGGGFGGKIFLKPLAMTALASILTGRPVKYIETRYEHVISAIHGPDRHYTAKILFKGDEILGAIVDLVEDFGAYLHTYQPLPILRQIYQLVGPYKMKYLKFRVSGVVTNKPPTGAYRGLGIPPAVLVLENLVKSISKVNGIDEIELRTKNFIDKLPYEHITGAIYDSGNYREALKKLISQLEVKDKDKYTGVGIAFALEPGSSLAFQTLVVNKPRTPYYEGVYMRIDSGGDVTVFLSTNTMGTGHETAISQVVADVLGIPIEDVKVILGDTAGPPGTGFYGSRFSVVGISAVYIASLKLKEKMREYLAKMFNVEKDDVKIDNGTVKIGNRSINVKEAVNMIYNRSYLIGDEIGLDVSVTINSYNVNIADEKRRVNFSTTYGVNAHGIVIRVDKDTGFIKILKYVILSDCGTMINPMIVDGQLMGGTTMGIGASLLEKVEYDENGIPKQTSFADYWIPSAEEVPNFEIQHMINPSPFTPLGTKGVAEGGATVPPAAIINALEDIVKKPINRVEIPITPEYVLQLINDMS, from the coding sequence GTGACCGTGTATATTGGTAGTTCAGTTAAGAGAGTTGAAGATTTACGATTTTTAACTGGAAAAGGTAGATACATAGACGACATTTACTTACCAAATATGCAATACATGGCAGTATTAAGGTCGAATTACGCTTGGGCTAAATTTAAGCTTGATCCCAAAAGAGCCGAGGAAAGAGGATTTAACGTAATAACATTTGAAGATACGAAGGAATTTTCGCCATTACCTAATTTTTTCATACCTGATCCTAAGAGAGCACCTAAGGAATATATTTTAGCCAAGGAAGAGGCTAAGTATTTTGGCGAACCAATAGCGTTAGTGCTAGGTAGGGATAGATATGAGGTTTACGATGCCTTAGAACTGGTTGATGTGGATTATGAACCTATAGAACCAATAACTGATCCATTCAAGGCGATAGAACCTAATTCACTTATTCTTCATAAGGAACTTGGCTCTAACATTGTGTATAGTGATATTTTCGAATATGGAGAGGAACCAAAGGATTACCACTACGTAGAAAAGACGTTTAGATATAATAGGATTTTGCCGGCGCCTCTTGAAACCAATGGGGTTATAGCTGACTTCGATAAGGTTAGCGGAAACTTGACAATATATGCAAATACGCAAGTTCCGCAAGTCTTTAAGACAGCCCTAAGCATTATCTTCAATATTCCTAGATCTAAAGTCAGAATTATCGTCCCAGATTCTGGAGGGGGATTTGGTGGAAAAATTTTCCTGAAACCTCTAGCTATGACCGCCCTAGCTTCGATATTAACTGGAAGACCAGTAAAGTATATAGAGACTAGATATGAGCATGTAATTTCTGCAATCCACGGGCCAGATAGACATTACACTGCCAAGATTCTATTTAAGGGGGATGAAATATTGGGAGCAATAGTTGACCTAGTGGAAGACTTTGGAGCGTATTTACATACCTACCAACCCTTACCGATTCTCAGACAAATATACCAACTAGTAGGACCGTATAAGATGAAATACCTCAAGTTTAGAGTATCTGGAGTAGTTACGAATAAACCTCCGACTGGGGCATATAGGGGATTGGGAATCCCACCGGCAGTGCTAGTTTTAGAAAACCTTGTGAAAAGTATTTCCAAAGTAAATGGCATTGATGAGATAGAATTAAGAACGAAGAATTTCATCGATAAACTTCCTTATGAACACATAACCGGTGCAATATACGACAGTGGGAATTACAGAGAGGCATTAAAGAAACTCATAAGCCAACTAGAAGTTAAGGATAAGGATAAGTACACGGGAGTTGGAATAGCATTCGCCTTAGAACCTGGATCTTCATTAGCATTCCAAACACTAGTAGTTAACAAGCCTAGAACACCCTATTATGAAGGAGTTTACATGAGGATAGATAGCGGAGGTGATGTTACGGTGTTTCTTTCAACTAATACTATGGGTACTGGACATGAGACTGCAATATCCCAAGTGGTTGCTGATGTTCTAGGTATACCAATTGAGGATGTAAAGGTCATCTTAGGTGATACTGCCGGTCCGCCAGGTACTGGATTTTACGGTAGTAGGTTCTCTGTAGTAGGTATTTCAGCTGTTTACATTGCTTCCCTAAAATTAAAGGAAAAAATGAGAGAGTATTTAGCCAAGATGTTTAACGTAGAAAAGGATGATGTAAAAATAGATAATGGAACAGTAAAAATAGGTAACAGATCAATTAATGTTAAGGAAGCCGTTAATATGATATATAACAGATCGTATTTGATAGGAGATGAGATCGGATTAGATGTTTCGGTCACTATCAATTCATATAACGTGAATATTGCAGACGAGAAGAGAAGAGTGAATTTCTCTACAACCTATGGTGTCAATGCGCACGGTATAGTAATTAGGGTCGATAAGGATACAGGGTTTATAAAAATCCTCAAGTACGTGATATTAAGTGATTGCGGAACTATGATAAACCCCATGATAGTCGATGGGCAATTAATGGGAGGTACTACCATGGGGATAGGAGCATCACTCTTAGAAAAAGTGGAATACGATGAAAACGGAATTCCAAAGCAAACCTCTTTTGCAGATTATTGGATTCCTTCAGCAGAAGAGGTACCTAATTTCGAGATACAGCATATGATAAACCCCTCACCTTTCACACCACTAGGGACCAAAGGCGTTGCTGAAGGAGGAGCAACTGTACCTCCAGCTGCAATTATTAATGCCTTAGAGGATATAGTGAAGAAACCTATCAATAGGGTTGAAATACCAATAACCCCTGAGTATGTATTGCAGCTAATTAATGACATGAGCTAA
- a CDS encoding electron transfer flavoprotein subunit beta/FixA family protein, which produces MNIIVGFKIVPDDQMIKVVGDKLNTDAPLKVSTYDKNAIEEAIRLKEKFGGKVTGITVGNNDRKSIREALAMGVDEVIAILVKDPDVYVTAMAIAENVKTLNPDIILFSEMTTDSGTSALPAYVSELLGLPYISNVKSLKIEGNKVVADRGMVSYLETVESSLPIIVSVGGEINTPRIPSVKQIMESSKKPVKEVKFDAQSKVRIREIKPMIVNRKRIVIEESDINKAVDKLIEYLKSDGVI; this is translated from the coding sequence ATGAACATTATTGTTGGTTTTAAGATAGTTCCGGACGATCAAATGATTAAGGTTGTGGGAGATAAACTAAATACTGACGCTCCATTGAAGGTAAGCACTTATGATAAGAACGCTATTGAAGAGGCTATACGGTTAAAGGAAAAGTTCGGAGGTAAGGTTACTGGTATTACAGTAGGCAATAACGATAGAAAGAGCATTAGGGAAGCTTTAGCTATGGGAGTTGATGAAGTAATAGCAATATTAGTTAAAGATCCGGACGTTTACGTTACCGCTATGGCGATAGCTGAAAATGTGAAGACCCTAAATCCAGATATAATATTGTTTTCAGAAATGACAACTGATAGCGGAACTTCGGCCTTACCAGCTTATGTTTCCGAACTCCTTGGCCTACCTTATATTTCTAACGTAAAATCACTAAAAATCGAGGGAAACAAGGTTGTGGCAGATAGGGGAATGGTAAGCTATCTTGAGACTGTAGAATCAAGTTTGCCTATAATTGTTAGTGTTGGTGGCGAAATAAATACTCCCAGAATTCCCAGCGTTAAGCAAATCATGGAATCGTCTAAGAAACCAGTTAAAGAAGTTAAATTCGACGCACAATCTAAGGTTAGAATAAGGGAAATTAAACCAATGATTGTGAATAGAAAGAGAATAGTTATTGAAGAGAGCGATATTAATAAAGCTGTTGATAAATTAATTGAATATTTAAAGTCTGATGGGGTGATCTAA
- a CDS encoding 4Fe-4S binding protein, with translation MSLLEYQYFPITRPNKGAGGRTGAWRIVKPVVDYSKCIGCKACFMFCPESTIVPSNGKVRVDYEYCKGCGVCANVCPVKAISMVSEQ, from the coding sequence ATGTCACTGCTTGAATATCAGTACTTTCCAATAACTAGACCTAATAAGGGTGCTGGAGGAAGAACCGGAGCATGGAGGATAGTAAAGCCTGTAGTTGACTATAGTAAATGCATAGGCTGTAAAGCGTGTTTTATGTTCTGCCCAGAATCTACAATAGTGCCAAGCAACGGTAAAGTAAGAGTTGATTACGAGTATTGTAAAGGTTGTGGAGTTTGTGCGAATGTATGTCCAGTGAAGGCTATAAGTATGGTGAGTGAACAATGA
- a CDS encoding electron transfer flavoprotein subunit alpha/FixB family protein: protein MKTVVFSESPVFLRMAAAVAQSFGGEVIGISDNENVKFVNKLYIIDKIDEDGIVDLISSLSPDVILTGNVRRDRAIAGRVAGRLKLPIATDVVSLKVEDKKVTLNRVAYSGMGLVTLESELPIVITIANTQLQPKELQPSVEKVQLKEGRVKIVGRKSTSSGVNLATADIVVGVGRGIGSKENVKYAEELAKALGGAVGGSRPVAAELNWVSEDRQIGLSGLRIRPKLYIALGISGQPQHIAGIRDSKIIVAVNIDKNAPILENADYLVVGNAIDFCKAMLSKLGKK from the coding sequence ATGAAAACTGTAGTGTTCTCGGAAAGTCCGGTATTCTTGAGAATGGCGGCAGCTGTAGCTCAAAGCTTCGGGGGAGAAGTAATAGGAATATCCGACAATGAGAATGTTAAGTTCGTAAATAAACTATACATTATTGATAAAATAGATGAAGATGGTATTGTGGATTTAATATCTTCACTATCTCCAGATGTAATACTAACTGGAAATGTGAGAAGGGATAGGGCAATAGCTGGAAGAGTAGCGGGGAGGTTAAAGTTACCTATTGCTACTGATGTAGTCTCACTAAAGGTTGAAGATAAAAAGGTCACGTTAAATAGAGTAGCCTATAGTGGAATGGGGTTAGTTACTCTAGAGAGCGAGTTACCAATTGTCATAACTATTGCAAATACGCAATTACAACCTAAGGAACTTCAGCCCAGTGTAGAGAAGGTTCAATTGAAAGAGGGTAGGGTTAAAATTGTCGGTAGGAAATCAACTTCCTCTGGAGTTAATTTAGCTACTGCAGATATTGTAGTTGGTGTGGGAAGAGGAATTGGATCTAAGGAAAACGTAAAATATGCTGAAGAATTGGCAAAGGCATTAGGTGGAGCAGTTGGTGGAAGCAGACCAGTGGCTGCCGAGCTCAATTGGGTTTCAGAAGATAGACAAATAGGTTTATCCGGTTTAAGAATTAGGCCAAAATTGTATATAGCCTTGGGAATATCTGGTCAGCCTCAGCATATAGCTGGTATAAGGGATTCGAAAATTATAGTTGCTGTTAATATTGATAAAAACGCCCCAATACTTGAAAATGCAGATTACTTGGTTGTAGGCAACGCGATTGATTTCTGTAAAGCTATGTTGAGTAAGCTAGGGAAAAAATAA
- a CDS encoding acyl-CoA dehydrogenase family protein — MVFPFKSLEDFKVEITQDHELLRSAVRDFAENVLAKYVERGEKELDIPLEAKQKAKEIGLYGLFASQDLGGQGADYLSLLTATEEIARIWPSFSTFLLINWMFIYALSRFGNEELKKKYVIPVANGDKVAAFAVTEPVAGSDVAGIKTTAKKLDGEYVINGRKIFITNGDIADYYLIAARTSPPDPKARWKGISMFVVEKDAVKPVSRIETTGLRSSHTAEILLEDVKVQTENLLGEEGNGFKYAVSSFDFARTIVASQALGIGQAALEKMINYSLQRSAFEKKLAEFQLVQTKVSESLADLEVARLITYWAGTLFRNGKENEYTVAASLAKFISTESAERIILRAMSVYGGYGVTTSTGLERMLRDLQIMKTYEGTNDIQRISAARFLYNKFIGYKV, encoded by the coding sequence ATGGTATTTCCTTTTAAGTCCTTGGAGGATTTTAAAGTAGAAATAACCCAAGATCATGAATTATTAAGAAGTGCAGTTAGGGATTTTGCTGAAAATGTATTGGCGAAGTATGTGGAAAGAGGTGAAAAAGAATTAGATATCCCCTTAGAGGCTAAGCAAAAGGCTAAGGAAATAGGTCTATATGGATTATTTGCAAGCCAAGATTTAGGGGGACAAGGTGCGGACTATTTGTCCTTACTTACAGCAACAGAGGAAATAGCTAGAATTTGGCCCTCTTTCAGCACATTTCTATTAATAAATTGGATGTTTATTTATGCGTTATCCAGATTTGGAAATGAAGAACTAAAGAAAAAATATGTAATACCAGTTGCCAATGGAGATAAAGTAGCAGCATTTGCTGTTACTGAACCAGTAGCTGGTTCAGATGTAGCTGGTATAAAGACAACTGCAAAGAAATTAGATGGCGAATATGTAATAAATGGCAGGAAGATTTTCATAACCAATGGCGATATTGCGGATTATTACTTAATAGCCGCTAGAACTTCACCTCCAGATCCTAAGGCTAGATGGAAAGGAATTTCGATGTTTGTTGTAGAGAAGGATGCTGTAAAACCAGTGAGTAGAATTGAAACTACTGGGCTAAGATCTTCGCATACTGCCGAGATTTTATTGGAAGATGTAAAAGTACAGACTGAAAATCTACTTGGAGAGGAAGGTAATGGATTTAAATATGCAGTAAGTTCTTTTGATTTTGCTAGAACCATAGTTGCTTCACAAGCATTAGGGATTGGACAAGCCGCTTTGGAGAAAATGATTAATTATTCACTTCAAAGATCTGCATTCGAAAAGAAACTAGCAGAATTTCAATTAGTACAGACTAAAGTTTCTGAATCATTAGCAGATTTGGAGGTAGCTAGGCTAATAACATATTGGGCTGGGACGCTGTTTAGAAATGGGAAAGAAAACGAATACACTGTTGCTGCTTCATTGGCTAAATTTATATCCACGGAATCTGCTGAGAGGATTATATTAAGGGCTATGAGTGTATATGGGGGTTACGGTGTTACTACATCTACCGGACTGGAGAGAATGTTAAGAGATTTACAAATTATGAAAACATATGAAGGGACAAACGATATTCAAAGAATAAGCGCGGCAAGGTTCCTCTATAATAAATTCATTGGATATAAGGTGTGA
- a CDS encoding 4Fe-4S dicluster domain-containing protein: MERKLGFIFDHNKCIICNACVDACNKAYGDLNWRSLIVMTHGESKTALSIACNHCDNPTCMQVCPANAIEKNEMGIVRIRDDKCIGCGFCTWACPYEALKFNNEGVMSKCHFCYDRLAEGKGIPYCVEACPTGALAFGWIEKGEAEVNYLPPSEITKPRIVIKQPESKETLNASVLHTKKEENYLGLLAFTIGSEFALGYSLFKLPLWSIVSVILLVASLLLSVNHARKTDRFYRVIYNLKTSWLSREVLFSSIAILFYILSIAEPLFYYPAILFLTVGVISSIMIYMLKSRPSWYNVDTPVSFIGSIFTMSLPIVYFFSHNLTTIIPLIITLVIEIISNNRRSNVRMSLNVASIVISLISIVFPEIIIITEIINIVSEVTHRREFYEKVVYYGLPKV, translated from the coding sequence ATGGAAAGGAAACTGGGATTTATATTTGATCACAATAAGTGCATAATTTGTAACGCTTGTGTAGATGCTTGTAATAAAGCTTACGGGGACCTTAACTGGAGAAGTCTAATAGTAATGACCCATGGTGAGAGTAAAACAGCACTTTCTATTGCTTGCAATCATTGCGATAATCCGACATGTATGCAAGTATGCCCCGCCAATGCGATTGAGAAGAACGAAATGGGGATAGTCAGAATAAGGGATGATAAATGTATAGGGTGTGGATTTTGTACATGGGCGTGCCCATATGAAGCGTTAAAATTCAATAATGAGGGAGTCATGAGCAAATGTCACTTTTGTTATGACCGTTTAGCGGAGGGAAAGGGAATACCATACTGTGTTGAGGCATGTCCTACTGGTGCGTTAGCATTCGGTTGGATAGAAAAAGGAGAAGCAGAAGTAAATTATCTTCCACCCTCGGAAATAACTAAACCTAGAATTGTTATAAAACAACCAGAATCAAAGGAAACTCTCAATGCAAGTGTGTTGCATACTAAGAAAGAGGAGAATTATTTAGGACTATTAGCCTTTACGATTGGAAGTGAATTCGCGTTAGGTTATTCCCTTTTTAAATTACCTCTCTGGAGTATTGTGAGTGTTATCTTACTAGTAGCCTCATTGCTTTTATCTGTAAATCACGCTAGGAAAACTGATAGGTTTTATAGAGTTATTTATAACTTGAAAACCTCTTGGTTAAGCAGAGAGGTATTATTTTCATCGATAGCAATATTATTCTATATTTTGAGTATTGCCGAACCTCTATTTTATTACCCTGCCATATTATTTCTGACTGTTGGAGTAATTTCCAGTATTATGATCTATATGTTGAAAAGTAGACCATCATGGTATAATGTTGATACTCCAGTTTCGTTCATAGGGAGTATCTTTACGATGTCTCTCCCAATTGTGTACTTTTTCAGTCACAATTTAACAACTATTATTCCATTAATAATAACTCTTGTAATAGAAATAATTTCTAATAATAGAAGGTCAAACGTTAGAATGAGCCTTAATGTCGCTTCAATAGTTATATCACTAATTTCTATTGTTTTCCCCGAAATTATCATCATAACTGAAATTATAAATATTGTTTCTGAAGTAACGCATAGGAGAGAGTTTTATGAAAAAGTTGTATATTACGGCTTACCTAAAGTTTAA
- a CDS encoding 2-oxoacid:acceptor oxidoreductase family protein, translating to MLEIRFHGRGGQGVVTASQLLAEAAGYENLYTSSFPIYGAERRGAEIEAYCRISDTPIRVTSPVEEPDYLVVIDNSLIQISRSLFRGLKDTSTILLNSPSKPDLRWRTFYVNATKIATDLGLVKSGWPMVNVIILGALIRVMGMPKLSSLEKAIEEEFDGKVAQLNIKGARLAYGQVGVEYVTA from the coding sequence TTGCTCGAAATAAGATTCCACGGTAGGGGTGGACAAGGTGTTGTAACGGCTTCCCAGCTATTAGCTGAAGCTGCAGGGTATGAAAATCTTTATACTTCTTCTTTTCCCATTTATGGAGCAGAAAGGAGAGGCGCAGAGATAGAGGCTTATTGTAGAATATCCGATACGCCTATTAGGGTAACTTCTCCAGTTGAAGAACCAGATTACTTAGTAGTAATAGACAATTCCCTTATCCAAATATCAAGGAGTTTATTCAGAGGACTAAAAGATACTTCCACAATATTATTAAATTCACCTTCTAAACCAGATCTTAGGTGGAGAACTTTTTACGTTAATGCAACCAAAATTGCGACAGATTTAGGTTTGGTGAAATCAGGATGGCCCATGGTGAACGTAATTATCTTGGGAGCCCTAATAAGGGTAATGGGAATGCCTAAACTGTCTTCACTTGAGAAAGCAATAGAAGAGGAATTTGATGGTAAAGTAGCTCAACTCAACATAAAAGGTGCAAGATTAGCCTATGGACAAGTTGGTGTCGAGTATGTCACTGCTTGA